In a genomic window of Pseudomonadota bacterium:
- a CDS encoding response regulator has product MSESSKGNERRCVLVVDDAPENIEILAGILRGEYKVRVANSGERALQIMQSNAPPDLVLLDVMMPVMDGYEVIRRAKSDPRSRDIPILIVSAAAEPANEETALALGAIDFLAKPVIAAVVRARVKAHLALSDRTRMLRELSDKLSHYLSPQIYQLIFQGEQDVTVPPKRRELTIFFSDLKDFTQTTEDLQPEDMTYLLNSYLDEMSSIALEYGATIDKFIGDAMLIFFGDPESQGVKEDALRCVRMAMSMQRRMADLQARWRDRGYENPLRMRVGINTGFCHVGNFGSTRRMDYTVIGAEVNLASRLEQACEPDGILLSFETFALVQDEIRAVEQPLVALKGIHREVRSFAVSGILDGVDHERRYVHKSRPGLRAVLDLDLAGPWRGS; this is encoded by the coding sequence ATGAGTGAGTCGTCGAAGGGCAACGAGCGGCGCTGTGTGCTGGTGGTCGACGATGCACCGGAAAACATCGAAATCCTGGCCGGTATCCTGCGAGGCGAATACAAGGTGCGGGTTGCCAACTCCGGCGAGCGGGCGCTGCAGATCATGCAGTCGAACGCGCCGCCGGATCTTGTACTGCTGGACGTGATGATGCCCGTGATGGACGGCTACGAGGTCATACGGCGCGCCAAGTCCGATCCGCGCTCACGCGACATCCCGATCCTGATAGTCAGCGCGGCTGCCGAGCCGGCCAACGAGGAGACCGCCCTTGCGCTGGGCGCGATCGACTTCCTTGCCAAGCCCGTCATCGCGGCGGTGGTCAGGGCGAGGGTCAAGGCCCACCTTGCGCTCAGCGACCGGACGCGCATGCTGCGCGAGCTGTCGGACAAGCTGTCCCATTACCTGTCACCGCAAATCTACCAGCTCATATTCCAGGGCGAGCAGGATGTCACGGTGCCGCCCAAGCGTCGTGAGCTGACGATCTTCTTCTCGGACCTGAAGGACTTCACGCAGACCACCGAGGATCTGCAGCCCGAGGACATGACCTACCTGCTCAATTCCTACCTCGACGAGATGTCGTCCATCGCGCTCGAGTACGGCGCGACCATCGACAAGTTCATCGGCGACGCGATGCTGATCTTCTTTGGCGACCCCGAGAGCCAGGGCGTCAAGGAAGACGCGCTGCGCTGTGTGCGCATGGCCATGTCCATGCAAAGACGCATGGCGGATTTGCAGGCGCGCTGGCGGGATCGCGGCTACGAAAATCCGTTGCGCATGCGCGTCGGCATCAACACCGGCTTTTGCCACGTGGGTAACTTTGGCAGCACGCGGCGCATGGACTACACCGTGATCGGCGCCGAAGTGAACCTCGCGTCACGCCTCGAGCAGGCTTGCGAACCGGACGGCATCCTGTTGTCGTTTGAAACCTTTGCGCTGGTGCAGGACGAAATTCGCGCCGTCGAACAGCCCCTGGTGGCGCTCAAGGGTATTCATCGCGAGGTACGGAGTTTTGCCGTCAGCGGCATCCTGGACGGCGTGGACCACGAACGACGCTACGTGCACAAGAGCCGCCCCGGGTTGCGCGCCGTGCTCGACCTGGATCTTGCGGGGCCCTGGCGCGGGTCGTAG
- a CDS encoding PaaI family thioesterase: MRWTSITWCCVCRGAASLVDLAATCACWSNPVVTDSARGATVGFTINYLKLVVGSSLTASGRVRRRGGILCVAEVSVVNEAGEEVAIATINYKLEPRGGR, encoded by the coding sequence TTGCGATGGACATCGATCACGTGGTGTTGCGTCTGCCGTGGGGCTGCGTCGCTGGTCGACCTGGCAGCGACCTGCGCATGTTGGTCCAACCCGGTGGTGACCGACAGCGCGCGTGGCGCCACGGTGGGTTTCACCATCAACTATCTCAAGCTGGTGGTGGGGTCGAGCCTGACCGCCAGCGGCCGTGTGCGCCGACGCGGCGGCATCCTGTGTGTGGCCGAGGTCAGCGTCGTCAACGAAGCGGGCGAGGAGGTTGCCATCGCCACCATCAATTACAAGCTCGAGCCGCGCGGCGGGCGTTGA